The genomic region GACAATATATTGCTTTGGTAGCAGATGAAACAGTAATAATTAGAAGTGAAGTTTTTCCTGGTTTAGGGTTGTCTGTTCCGGCTTTATTAGCTGGGAATTTGGCTGAGGTTCAATCCGCCTTACAGATAGGGTTAACGACACCAGAACATCAAGCTTTTATCGAAGAGTTGAAGAAGCGAGAATAATGGCGATCGATCGCCTCTTAAAATAACTGCAACACTAAGAGTTACCTGATGATAGCAAGTTTTTTGTTTTTTTGCCGATACTTTAACGATCGTTCCAGCAGCCTAGCTGAGTTGGCTTGGATTTTGCTTATCCTAGCAAATGTCTCGGTGGGATAATGTTATGACTCAATTTCGCAAAACGGCGTCAACTTTCATCAAGGGCGCAAAGACCCTGCCAGGTAAATACTACACTTGTGCGGCGATCTTTCTTGAAGAGATCGATCGCATCTTCTACTCGCGCTGGCTATGTATCGGGCGGGTAGAGCAAATTCCCAACCCTGGTGATTATTTTATCCAGCAAGTTGGGCAGGAGAGTATTATCGTTGTGCGCGATCGCAATGGGGAAGTGCGATCGTTCTACAATATATGTCGCCATCGCGGCACTCGTCTTTGTACCGAAGCACAAGGTAATTTCAACGGCAAAATCCTGTGTCCTTATCACGCCTGGGCTTATGGCTTGGATGGGCAGCTTGAAGTTGCACCGTTAATGAATGAATTAGATGACTTTAACCAGCAAGATTATCCGCTGCATAGGGTTTCTGTGGCAACCTGGTCAGGTTTTCTTTTCCTGAACCTCGCAGAGTCTCCCGAACCGTTTGCCACCGCTTTTGGGCCGATCCTCGACAAGTTTGCCCAGTGGCAGTTACCGAGATTGCGGGTGAGCGATCGCATTATCTACGATATCCAAGCTAACTGGAAGCTCATTTGCCAAAATTACTGCGAGTGCTATCATTGTCCGTCGCTTCACCCCGTCCTGGCGAAAATGTCTCCCTATCGCAGTGGCGAAAACGATTTGATTTCCGGCCTCTTCCTGGGTGGGTTTATGAAAATCAACCAAATTGGGGGTAGCATGACTCTGAGCGGTAACTGGTGCAGTCTACCTTTGGGAAATGTCAGCGGCGAAGATTTGCAGCGAGTTTATTATTATTCGATTTTCCCAAATATGCTGCTGAGTCTTCATCCCGATTATGTGATGGTTCACCGACTTTGGCCGCAAAGTCCCAACCGAACTCAGATTATCTGTGAATGGTTATTTGACCCGGATGCCATGAAACAACCAAGCTTTAATTCAAGGGACGCAGTGGAATTTTGGGATATTACCAACCGACAAGACTGGCAAGTGTGCGAATTGATGCAGACAGGCGTTTCCTCCCGCGCTTATACTCCAAGTCCCTATTCCAGCGCTGAAAGCCTACTGGCTGAATTCGATCGAGAATATCTCAAAGCGATCGAACACTAGAACAGGGGCTAGGGGCTAGGGGCTAGGGAAGAGGGGAAGAGGGAAGAGGGAAAGAGGGAAAGAGGGGAAGAAACCTTTTTTTGACTTTTGACTTTTGACTTTCCTAGTCCCTAATAGGTTTTGGGGGCATCGCAGGCAGATTCCATCACGTGCCTCTTTGGTAACTGTACTCCTTCCAGCTGCGTAAATTTTCGGCATTAGTTTAAACTCCATACAGATTCAGAGGAGTGAACAGATGGATTTGCGTCGAGATGCCTTGGAGATTCTTAAACAAACCAGTCGGACTTTCTATATCCCCATAAGTCTTTTGCCGGTGGAACTGCAAGCAGCGGTGGCATCGGCATATCTGTGTATGCGTGCGATCGATGAAATTGAAGACGATCCAGATTTGGATAACCCTACTAAAGCAAAGTTGTTGCGGAATATTAGCCTGACTTTACAGGCAGGGGTTGATGGCTTCAAGGTTGATGACTTTTCGCTAGGATTGCATACCCACTATCCCCTACCGGAAGTTTCGATTCGGATTGGAGAATGGGCTGTACTGGCACCTGCAAGCATTGCGCCTCGCATTTGGGATGCGACGGCGGCAATGGCCGATCGCATGGCTTACTGGGCAATTAACAACTGGGCGATCCATACGGAGGCGGATCTCGATCGTTATACTTTTGGGGTGGCTGGTGCTGTGGGATTGTTATTGTCTGACTTATGGGCTTGGTACGATGGGACGCAGACGAACCGAACCCAGGCGATCGGCTTTGGGCGGGGTTTACAAGCTGTCAACATTTTGCGTAACCACAATGAGGATCTTTTGCGTGGGGTGGATTTCTATCCAGATGGCTGGACAGCAAACGATATGCAGTTGTATGCGCGTCGCAATCTCAAACTTGCTGACGCCTACACGCGATCGCTTCCTGTCGGCCCAGCTTTGGGCTTTTGCCAAATTCCGCTCACCTTAGCCCATGCTACTCTCGACGTGATGGCTCATGGCGAGAAAAAACTCAGCCGCAGTGCTGTTATGGCGCTGATTTCCCAGGTAACAGGCTCTAAATAGTTTTGAGTTTGTAGGGGCGGGTTTTTTTGTGAGATCTGGTTTCCCACAGGTATATTCTGATAAACCCGCCCGTACTAAGTTTTGAGTTAAAAATTTCTTAATTCAAAACTCAAAACTTATCCAGAAATCTCCAGTTTGCCGATCGCTGACAGCTAACTATTGACAAAGGACAACCTATGATGAAAACTTTGTTGCTCAACCCGCCGTCATTTGAAGGATTTGATGGAGGAGCTAGTTCTCGCTGGCCCGCAACTCGCGAAATAGAATCCTACTGGTATCCCGTCTGGCTAGGTTATCCCGCTGCAATGATTCCCGAAAGTCGGGTACTCGATGCGCCACCTCACGGAGTTTCGCCCGCAGAAACAGTCAAGATTGCCACTGAGTATGATTTTGTAGTTCTATTCACCAGCACGCCGGGATTCCAGAGTGATGTGCGATTGGCAGAGATGATGAAGGCAGCAAAGCCGTCATTGAAAATCGCCTTTGTTGGGCCTCACGTCACTACCAAACCGGAAGAAAGCTTGATGGCGTCGGAAGCGATCGACTTTGTTACCCACAAAGAGTTTGATTACACAGTCACAGAATTCGCTTCAGGATTACCCCTCGAAGAGATTGAGGGTGTCAGTTTCCGCAAAAACGGCGAAATTGTCCATACCAAACAACGCTTGCCGATCGAAAATCTAGATGCGCTACCCTGGGTGACACCTATCTACAAGCGCGACATAGACGTGACTCGCTACAACGTGCCCTTCCTTCTCCATCCTTACATCTCGTTTTACACCACGCGGGGCTGTCCTGCTAAGTGTACATTTTGTTTGTGGCCTCAGACGTTTGACGGTCATACCTGGCGACAGCGATCGGTCGATGATGTAGCTAAGGAGGTAAAACAAGCACTGGAACTGTTCCCAGATGTCAAAGAAATCTTCTTTGACGATGATACTTTCACGATCGGCAAACAGCGCGTACTAGCCCTCTGCGAAAAATTCAAACCCCTCAACTTTACCTGGTCTTGTACTTCGCGAGTTCATGTCGATCTGGAAACCTTAACAGCAATGCGGAACGCTGGTTGTCGCCTATTTATTGTCGGGTTTGAATCGGGTAATCCTCAGATCCTCAAGAACATCAAGAAAGGAGCAACAGTTGAACAAGCTCGCGAGTTCATGAAAAACTGCAAAAAAGTTGGCATCGTCGTTCACGGCGACTTTATTCTTGGTTTGCCTGGAGAAACACCAGACACCATTCAGGAAACACTTCAATTTGCCAAAGAA from Argonema galeatum A003/A1 harbors:
- a CDS encoding squalene/phytoene synthase family protein, with the protein product MDLRRDALEILKQTSRTFYIPISLLPVELQAAVASAYLCMRAIDEIEDDPDLDNPTKAKLLRNISLTLQAGVDGFKVDDFSLGLHTHYPLPEVSIRIGEWAVLAPASIAPRIWDATAAMADRMAYWAINNWAIHTEADLDRYTFGVAGAVGLLLSDLWAWYDGTQTNRTQAIGFGRGLQAVNILRNHNEDLLRGVDFYPDGWTANDMQLYARRNLKLADAYTRSLPVGPALGFCQIPLTLAHATLDVMAHGEKKLSRSAVMALISQVTGSK
- a CDS encoding aromatic ring-hydroxylating oxygenase subunit alpha; this translates as MTQFRKTASTFIKGAKTLPGKYYTCAAIFLEEIDRIFYSRWLCIGRVEQIPNPGDYFIQQVGQESIIVVRDRNGEVRSFYNICRHRGTRLCTEAQGNFNGKILCPYHAWAYGLDGQLEVAPLMNELDDFNQQDYPLHRVSVATWSGFLFLNLAESPEPFATAFGPILDKFAQWQLPRLRVSDRIIYDIQANWKLICQNYCECYHCPSLHPVLAKMSPYRSGENDLISGLFLGGFMKINQIGGSMTLSGNWCSLPLGNVSGEDLQRVYYYSIFPNMLLSLHPDYVMVHRLWPQSPNRTQIICEWLFDPDAMKQPSFNSRDAVEFWDITNRQDWQVCELMQTGVSSRAYTPSPYSSAESLLAEFDREYLKAIEH
- the hpnJ gene encoding hopanoid biosynthesis associated radical SAM protein HpnJ, which codes for MMKTLLLNPPSFEGFDGGASSRWPATREIESYWYPVWLGYPAAMIPESRVLDAPPHGVSPAETVKIATEYDFVVLFTSTPGFQSDVRLAEMMKAAKPSLKIAFVGPHVTTKPEESLMASEAIDFVTHKEFDYTVTEFASGLPLEEIEGVSFRKNGEIVHTKQRLPIENLDALPWVTPIYKRDIDVTRYNVPFLLHPYISFYTTRGCPAKCTFCLWPQTFDGHTWRQRSVDDVAKEVKQALELFPDVKEIFFDDDTFTIGKQRVLALCEKFKPLNFTWSCTSRVHVDLETLTAMRNAGCRLFIVGFESGNPQILKNIKKGATVEQAREFMKNCKKVGIVVHGDFILGLPGETPDTIQETLQFAKELDCDTIQVSIAHAFPGTELYNYVETNNFLRLDVEMTDETGHQLPHIEYPGLSRAKMMEAVEYFYDQYYFRPRIVARIVKKAIFDAKERRRLYQEAREYLSLRAKRKQFVASQRG